The Microbulbifer sp. YPW1 genome contains the following window.
AACCTTTTCTTCGTTTTTTGTGCTCATCATTTCCGCTGTCGGCGGCTCAATGGTGCCACGTTTTATGATGCCTGACTGGTTACAGACGGTAGGCGTGTTCACGCCCAATGCCTGGGCGATCGAAGGTTTTTACGGGGCATTGATTCGCGGCGATAGCTGGGCGCAGCTAGCCCAGCCCGGCGGCATCTTGGCTGCTGTGGGTCTGGTGTGCCTGCTTTTTGCTGCCATACCCTTATTCAAGACACCGGCCTGAGAGGGTTGTAACGCATGATGGAATGGTTCTGGACACTCGTGCTTGTGGTAGTGGCTTTCCTGGGCATGGAAGTGTTCGCTTGGTACGCCCATAAGTACATCATGCACGGGTGGGGCTGGGGCTGGCATAAGTCCCATCACAAAACCCATCATGAAAACACTGACGGCGTGTTCGAGAAAAACGACCTGTATGTTGTTGTGTTTTCGCTGGTGGTGATCGGCATGTTCGCTGTGGGTGACCTTTACTGGAAGCCGCTCATGGCAATCGCATCAGGCATTACGCTTTACGGCGTCGTGTATTCACTGTTTCACGACGGTATGGTGCACCGACGCTGGCCGATGCGCTGGCAGCCAAAGAGCGGCTACCTGAAGCGTCTTGTCCAGGCGCACCGTATACATCATGCCGTGCGTACTCGTGAGGGGGCGGTGTCCTTCGGCTTTCTTTACGCGCCCGATGTCCGGAAACTCAAGAAACGCTTAAAGCAGCAACAGGCTGAATCTCCAATGGGAGTGCGATATGACTGATAACGGTTTGTTGAAACGCAAGAATGATCATCTCGACATCGTGCTGGACGCGCGTCGGGCCAAGACTTCGGCCCTTACGGGATTCGCCGACTATCGCTTCGCCCATTGCGCCTTGCCACAGTTGCACCTGGACGATATCGATCTCAGCACACGATTTTTCCATAAACGACTTAACGCACCGCTGTTGATCAGTTCCATGACCGGCGGTGCCGAGCGGGCCAAAGCGATCAATCATCACCTGGCAGAAGCCGCCCAACACCTGGGTATCGCCCTGGCCATCGGTTCCCAGCGAGTTGCCCTGCAGTCTGGCAGCGATCATGGCCTGACGAAGCAGTTGCGACGCATCGCCCCGGATATCCCCTTGCTTGGGAATATCGGCGCAGGTCAGCTGCGGGAACCCCAGGGGATCGAGTGGGCGCTCCGGGCGGTAGAGATGATCGAGGCGGATGCATTGATCGTTCATCTCAACCCCCTGCAGGAGGCGGTTCAAGAGGGTGGCGACCGGGACTGGCGTGGCGTGCTTCAGGCGATCGGTACGCTGGTCACGTCGCTCGAGGTGCCGGTGGTGGTTAAGGAAGTGGGTGCGGGCATCTCCCCCGATGTGGCCCGGGCGCTGGTGGAAGAGGGGGTAGCGATGATCGACGTTGCCGGTGCCGGCGGTACCAGCTGGGCAGCGGTGGAGGCGGAGCGCGCAGCAGAGACTCAGCGCCGGGTCGCCATGGCCTTCGCCGGCTGGGGCATCCCCACCGCTCAGGCAATTCGGGCGGTACGCAAGACCCTGCCGGATACGCCGCTGATTGCTTCCGGCGGTATTCGCGATGGGGTGGACGCCGCCAAGGCAATACGCCTGGGCGCGAACCTGGTGGGGCAGGCCGCGGCAGTGCTGGAGAGTGCCACCGAATCCAGTCAGGCGGTGGTCGAGCACTTCGAGGTGGTCATCCAGCAGCTGCGTATCGCCTGTTTCTGTACCGGCAGCGCGGATCTGCATGCCTTGCGTGCGGCGGTGCTGTTGGATGATCGCGGCGTCCCTGTGGAAGAGGCCCATGACTAGGCATATCGCCGTCAAAGGGTGTTTCGCATGAACGCGCCGGACTATGACCTGATACTGGTGGGGGGCGGCCTGGCCAACGGCCTGATCGCCCTGCGCCTGATTCAGGCGCAGCCGGGGTTGCGTCTGCTGATGTTGGAAAGTGAAAGTCGCCCCGGTGGCCAGCACACCTGGTCGTTTCACGATGGTGATCTCACTGCAGCCCAACATGCCTGGCTGGCGCCCCTGGTGGGCCGCCGCTGGAAGCGGCACCGGGTGATTTTCCCGCACCGTGAGCGCCTGTTGAACGGAGGCTATGCCAGCATTTTTTCCCGAGATTTCGCCCGCGTTCTTGAAGAAGCCCTGGGCGACAGGCTGTGGACCGACACGCGTGTGACCCGCCTTTCCCCGGACTGTGTGGAACTCGAAGATGGCCGGGTGCTGCACGCGAACGCGGTGATCGACGGCCGGGGCCCCGCCGACAGTGCTCATCTGACCCTGGGCTATCAGGCATTTCTCGGTAGGGAAGTGCGCCTCGACAAGCCCCACGGCCTGGAAGAGCCGATCCTTATGGACGCCAGTGTGCCTCAGCAAGACGGCTACCGCTTTGTCTATGTGCTGCCGTTCAGCCACGATACCTTGCTGATCGAAGATACTCACTATGTGGACCGCCCGGAGGTGGACGCGTCCCGATTGCGTGCGCATATCGACGCCTATGCGCGGGATCGGGACTGGCGGATCGTCGATACCCTGCGGGAGGAGAGCGGCGTGCTGCCGATTATCCTGGCGGGCGATTTCGATGCTTTCTGGGAGGACGCCCAAGGCCAACCGCGAAGTGGCCTGCGCGCCGGTCTGTTCCACCCCACCACCGGTTACTCAGTACCCCAGGCCATGGGGCTGGCGGAGTGCATCGCTGAGCTTGGAAATCTCGATGCGGCGTCGCTGTTCCAGGCCATCCATGCCTTCGCCGCCCGTGAATGGCGGCGCCAGGGCTACTTTCGCCTGCTCAATCGCATGCTGTTTCTGGCTGGCCGTCCGGAGCAACGGTGGCAGGTCATGCAGCGCTTTTACGGCTTGTCGGAACCGCTGATCGAGCGCTTCTACGCCGGACACCTGACCCGGGCCGACAAGGCGCGCATATTGATAGGCAAACCGCCGGTGCCCCTTGGCGAAGCGCTCAAGGCGGTGTGGCTGAATTCACCGCAAAAGATCGCATCCACTTCCTTTGGAATACGCACATGACACGACCCCGACCCGGACCCGGATCTCAACCCCAGCGTGCCCTGGTGATCGGCGCCGGCTTCGGCGGCCTGGCCCTGGCGATCCGCCTGCAGGCGGGGGGCTACCAGACCACTCTGCTAGAAAAGCGCGACAAGCCCGGTGGCCGCGCCTATGTCTATGAGGACAAGGGGTTTACCTTTGATGCCGGTCCGACGGTGATTACCGACCCCTCCGCGCTGGAAGAGCTTTTTAGACTGGCGGGCAAGGAAATGGCGGATTATGTCGAGCTGCTACCGGTCACGCCTTTCTACCGGCTCTGCTGGGAAGATGCCCCGGCCTTTGACTACGTCAACGATCAGGCCATCCTGGATCGACAGATCGCCGAGCGCAATCCACGAGACGTGGAGGGTTATCGACGGTTCCTGAACTACTCCAGGGCGGTGTTCGAGGAGGGCTATCGCAAGCTCGGTGCCGTGCCGTTTCTCTCGTTTCGCGACATGCTCGCCGCCGGGCCGCAACTGGCACGGCTTCAGGCCTGGAGCAGCGTCTATTCCATGGTGTCGAAATTCATTGAAGACCCGCACCTGCGCCAGGCTTTTTCCTTTCATTCCCTGCTGGTTGGGGGCAACCCTTTCGCCACCTCCTCGATCTACACGCTGATCCACGCGCTGGAGCGGGAGTGGGGCGTATGGTTTCCACGGGGCGGCACTGGCGCTCTGGTGCGGGGCCTGGTCCAGTTGTTCGAGGACCTCGGCGGCACCCTCGAACTGAACGCGGAAGTGGAACGCATCGAGACCGCGGGGGATCGGGTGAAAGGCGTCACCCTGACGGATGGCCGGCATGTCGCGACGGATGCACTGGCCTCCAACGCGGACGTGATGCATACCTACAGCAAGCTGTTGAGCGGGCACTCCCGCGGTGCCCGCAAAAGCCGGGCCCTGGGCCGCAAGCGCTACAGCATGTCGCTGTTCGTGATCTATTTCGGTCTGGACAGGCCACCGCAAGGCCTGGAGCACCATACGGTGTGCTTCGGCCCGCGCTACCGGGAATTGATCGATGAGATCTTCAACGCGGACACCCTGGCGGAGGACTTCTCCCTCTATCTGCATTCTCCCTGCGTCACCGATCCGAGCCTGGCTCCGGAAGGCTGTAGCGCGCACTATGTCCTGGCGCCGGTGCCGCACCTGGGTAAGGCGAACATCGACTGGGAAACCCAGGGGCCGATATACCGCGACCGCATCCTCGATTATCTCGAGCGTCATTACATTCCCGGGCTACGCGAGCACCTGGTGACCTGCCGGCACTTCACTCCCGTGGATTTTCGCGAGGAGCTTAACGCCCACCTGGGCTCCGCTTTCTCCCTTGAGCCGACGCTCACCCAGAGCGCCTGGTTCCGGCCCCACAACCGGGATGCCAGGATCGACAATTTCTACCTGGTGGGTGCCGGCACCCATCCCGGCGCCGGGGTGCCCGGAGTGATCGGTTCCGCCAAGGCCACCGCGGGCCTGATGCTGGAGGGACTCGATGAGGGATAAGCTGGGACAGCACGCTGCGCAGACGATCGCCGCGGGCTCCAAGAGTTTCGCCACCGCCGCCAAGCTGTTCGATCCGGCCACTCGCCGCAGCGCCATGATGCTGTACGCCTGGTGCCGCCACTGCGACGATGTGATCGACGACCAGCAGCTGGGCTTTCCCGCGCAGGAAACTTATGAAGCTCACGAAACTGGGAGCGAAAGCAGCGAGGCGCGCCTCAACGAGCTGCGAAAATTAACGCGGCGCGCTTATGCGGGGGAGCCCATGCAAAGTCCGGCCTTCGCCGCCTTTCAGGAGGTCGCGCTGCGCCACGGAATTCCCGAGCGCTATCCCCAGGCCCACCTGAACGGCTTCGCCATGGACGTCGCACAGCGGCGCTATGTCACCATCGACGATACCGTGGACTACTGCTATCACGTGGCCGGCGTGGTGGGCGTCATGATGGCCTGGATCATGGGTGCGAGGGATGAGGCGACCCTGGATCGCGCCTGCGACCTGGGGCTGGCCTTCCAGCTGACCAATATCGCCCGCGACATCATCGAGGATGCACAGATAGGTCGCTGCTATTTGCCGGAGCAGTGGCTGGAGGAAGCCGACATTCCTCGCCAGGAGATCACCGCACCACAGCATCGTGAGGCCCTCGCCGGTCTGGCCCGACGACTGATCGACCTGGCGGAACCCTACTATGACTCCGCACACGGTGGATTGTCGGCCTTGCCGCCTCGCTGCGCCTGGGCCATCGCGACCGCCCGCGGTGTCTATCGGGAAATCGGGATCAAGGTAAAAGCGCACGGTGCCCGGGCCTGGGACTCGCGCATCTCGACCACCAAGGTGGATAAGGCGCGCTTGCTAGGGCAGGGACTCTCTCAGGCGGTGGCATCCCGCTGGTACCGGCCGGCACCAAGATCTGGCAGCCTGTGGCAGCGTCCAGCTTAGCGCCTCCTTCACGGGACGTCCGTGCTTTTCCCGAGTATGAACGTGTCCTCTGCATGAGATTCAATGGATGGCAATTGTGGCCTTCAATACAGCTACTCGCTGAGCTTAGCGGTCGACCGATTCAAGTACGACAGGCAGCACCTGCATCCGTCACTTACCCTGCCATTTCGGTGCGCGTTTCTCAGCGAAGGCGAGGGCGCCTTCTTTGGAGTCTTCTGTCCGCATAAGGAAATCGAAAGACTCTTTTTCGAGCCTGACGGCGGAGGACAACGGCATGTCCAGTCACTGCATTACCGTGGTCTTCATCTTCTGTACGGCCAGCGGCGCACTTTTGATGATCTCGCCGGCGATCTGCTTACATGTTTCAATCAGCTTGTCTTCTGCAACCACGTGGTTGACCAGGCCCAGGCGATAGGCGTCCGGTGAATCGATACGGCCGCCTGTGTACAGCATCTCCAGTGCTGGCCCCAGCGGGATCAGGCGCGGCAGGCGCTGTGTTCCGTAGCCGCCTGGAATCCAGCCAAGACGCACTTCCCCCGATCCAAAATGTGCATCTTCCGCGCACACGCGAATATCGCAGGCCAATGCCTGCTCAAGACCGCCGCCATTGCAGTGCCCATGGATGGCGGCAATCACCGGCTTGGTCAATGTCAGCATGCGTGGGTAGAGG
Protein-coding sequences here:
- a CDS encoding enoyl-CoA hydratase/isomerase family protein gives rise to the protein MGRPQLWPVSAPGAPYRLYPRMLTLTKPVIAAIHGHCNGGGLEQALACDIRVCAEDAHFGSGEVRLGWIPGGYGTQRLPRLIPLGPALEMLYTGGRIDSPDAYRLGLVNHVVAEDKLIETCKQIAGEIIKSAPLAVQKMKTTVMQ
- a CDS encoding sterol desaturase family protein; this encodes MMEWFWTLVLVVVAFLGMEVFAWYAHKYIMHGWGWGWHKSHHKTHHENTDGVFEKNDLYVVVFSLVVIGMFAVGDLYWKPLMAIASGITLYGVVYSLFHDGMVHRRWPMRWQPKSGYLKRLVQAHRIHHAVRTREGAVSFGFLYAPDVRKLKKRLKQQQAESPMGVRYD
- the crtB gene encoding 15-cis-phytoene synthase CrtB, whose translation is MRDKLGQHAAQTIAAGSKSFATAAKLFDPATRRSAMMLYAWCRHCDDVIDDQQLGFPAQETYEAHETGSESSEARLNELRKLTRRAYAGEPMQSPAFAAFQEVALRHGIPERYPQAHLNGFAMDVAQRRYVTIDDTVDYCYHVAGVVGVMMAWIMGARDEATLDRACDLGLAFQLTNIARDIIEDAQIGRCYLPEQWLEEADIPRQEITAPQHREALAGLARRLIDLAEPYYDSAHGGLSALPPRCAWAIATARGVYREIGIKVKAHGARAWDSRISTTKVDKARLLGQGLSQAVASRWYRPAPRSGSLWQRPA
- a CDS encoding phytoene desaturase translates to MTRPRPGPGSQPQRALVIGAGFGGLALAIRLQAGGYQTTLLEKRDKPGGRAYVYEDKGFTFDAGPTVITDPSALEELFRLAGKEMADYVELLPVTPFYRLCWEDAPAFDYVNDQAILDRQIAERNPRDVEGYRRFLNYSRAVFEEGYRKLGAVPFLSFRDMLAAGPQLARLQAWSSVYSMVSKFIEDPHLRQAFSFHSLLVGGNPFATSSIYTLIHALEREWGVWFPRGGTGALVRGLVQLFEDLGGTLELNAEVERIETAGDRVKGVTLTDGRHVATDALASNADVMHTYSKLLSGHSRGARKSRALGRKRYSMSLFVIYFGLDRPPQGLEHHTVCFGPRYRELIDEIFNADTLAEDFSLYLHSPCVTDPSLAPEGCSAHYVLAPVPHLGKANIDWETQGPIYRDRILDYLERHYIPGLREHLVTCRHFTPVDFREELNAHLGSAFSLEPTLTQSAWFRPHNRDARIDNFYLVGAGTHPGAGVPGVIGSAKATAGLMLEGLDEG
- the fni gene encoding type 2 isopentenyl-diphosphate Delta-isomerase, which produces MTDNGLLKRKNDHLDIVLDARRAKTSALTGFADYRFAHCALPQLHLDDIDLSTRFFHKRLNAPLLISSMTGGAERAKAINHHLAEAAQHLGIALAIGSQRVALQSGSDHGLTKQLRRIAPDIPLLGNIGAGQLREPQGIEWALRAVEMIEADALIVHLNPLQEAVQEGGDRDWRGVLQAIGTLVTSLEVPVVVKEVGAGISPDVARALVEEGVAMIDVAGAGGTSWAAVEAERAAETQRRVAMAFAGWGIPTAQAIRAVRKTLPDTPLIASGGIRDGVDAAKAIRLGANLVGQAAAVLESATESSQAVVEHFEVVIQQLRIACFCTGSADLHALRAAVLLDDRGVPVEEAHD
- the crtY gene encoding lycopene beta-cyclase CrtY, yielding MNAPDYDLILVGGGLANGLIALRLIQAQPGLRLLMLESESRPGGQHTWSFHDGDLTAAQHAWLAPLVGRRWKRHRVIFPHRERLLNGGYASIFSRDFARVLEEALGDRLWTDTRVTRLSPDCVELEDGRVLHANAVIDGRGPADSAHLTLGYQAFLGREVRLDKPHGLEEPILMDASVPQQDGYRFVYVLPFSHDTLLIEDTHYVDRPEVDASRLRAHIDAYARDRDWRIVDTLREESGVLPIILAGDFDAFWEDAQGQPRSGLRAGLFHPTTGYSVPQAMGLAECIAELGNLDAASLFQAIHAFAAREWRRQGYFRLLNRMLFLAGRPEQRWQVMQRFYGLSEPLIERFYAGHLTRADKARILIGKPPVPLGEALKAVWLNSPQKIASTSFGIRT